From a single Bacillus pseudomycoides DSM 12442 genomic region:
- a CDS encoding PoNe immunity protein domain-containing protein, whose translation MMCKDDTKASKLMEKYLIEEWYAGHKDMGWYDCHKHHEKLYFGYWIFESGAIVKILELDDSILKNVPYYPYDMVHFKAK comes from the coding sequence ATTATGTGCAAAGATGATACAAAAGCTAGTAAACTCATGGAGAAATACTTGATAGAAGAATGGTATGCTGGGCATAAAGACATGGGGTGGTATGATTGTCATAAACATCATGAAAAACTATATTTTGGCTATTGGATTTTTGAAAGTGGAGCAATTGTAAAAATTTTAGAATTGGATGATAGTATATTAAAAAATGTTCCTTATTATCCGTATGATATGGTGCATTTTAAAGCTAAATAG
- a CDS encoding STM3941 family protein: MRKYDIYESKRKVVGLFFLTSVVEVMFLFIVMYAFSSEEPNFIVGFLFGALAFVVLIALWKVIQKMLTKKPAIILEQEYITIINNPKYPVKIALEDVLGVLPYAIQGQKYLGFVMEDDVEDRYIASIPSKGQRLYRVNKRAGFIPFNIHMNLLKIDGETLLEKLDEYDISFLIPEDEAK, translated from the coding sequence ATGAGAAAATATGATATTTATGAGTCAAAGAGAAAAGTAGTCGGATTATTTTTTTTGACTTCGGTAGTTGAAGTGATGTTTCTCTTTATTGTTATGTATGCATTTTCGTCTGAGGAGCCTAATTTCATAGTTGGATTTTTATTTGGAGCTCTTGCATTCGTTGTACTAATTGCTCTTTGGAAAGTTATCCAAAAAATGCTTACGAAAAAACCAGCCATCATTTTAGAACAAGAATACATTACAATTATTAACAATCCAAAATATCCTGTGAAAATTGCTTTGGAGGATGTATTAGGCGTTTTACCTTATGCAATCCAAGGGCAAAAGTATTTAGGATTTGTGATGGAAGATGATGTTGAAGATCGATATATTGCCTCTATACCTTCAAAAGGACAACGACTGTATCGAGTTAATAAGCGCGCTGGATTTATACCATTTAATATTCATATGAATTTATTGAAAATCGACGGAGAAACATTACTTGAGAAGTTAGATGAGTATGATATAAGCTTTTTAATTCCTGAAGATGAAGCGAAATAA